Proteins encoded in a region of the Halostella limicola genome:
- a CDS encoding DUF2206 domain-containing protein, giving the protein MAVGLLAGVLPFIGRERPLAIGPLLVGMLTLLGVLTIGVRYHEAPKSIDLTIPASLDTLPIQPMILLLVPLWSILSVKLLNVTGRNVPLILVLGGLAVLAIAISLSYFDDRYLTLAVWSMALALLYHKSLWEGFVYGGHASVVTFYETEAYALSAENLLPNAVLMPALARLAGIEILTQMKVIMPFLVAFIPAGIYTASRRYTSTRTAFLGAVLFIFAHPFYYQYPSTPRASMPVFFFVLIGLAMSESEFSVFQRRGLAFPFAYGLIVSHYGTSYYVMFAIVGAFVLLISNDVISVGIHRLHQVERRITDGGQPADGAEESNHADSTFERWGGILTPQFVMAYVVAVLGWYLYTGDGTKFELLKQRLVKIYSDLIGETSGHGSTMTRMTVDYGAESIVLSKYLYVLIGFLTGAGLTVVYARHVFDFEDTEFDKGYLALGTLVFVLFGGTVIFSGQWGGGRPMMVVLAFDAVFVVVAVVTMGKLLRSSILRVTEQVGWHPSVVSDLEAVSRRQCTALAVLLAVFLLVNSGVMAAVVLGGYAPSTVPLAGDTTKEDYPSHRVGTFVETDIQAHAWTADHMDRQLQMYSDRVVYQQATDWYNGETAARSTRGPYRFKPKYDLENVADSSSDPGYILLGGHNVVSGIVWETHLEQRPLADYELETEQRNKVYTSGQATLYHSNESHENDTETI; this is encoded by the coding sequence ATGGCCGTTGGTCTCCTCGCTGGCGTGCTTCCGTTCATCGGACGTGAACGGCCGCTGGCCATCGGTCCACTGTTAGTGGGGATGCTCACGCTTCTTGGTGTACTTACGATAGGTGTTCGCTATCATGAGGCACCGAAGTCAATTGATCTGACAATTCCGGCTTCTCTGGATACGCTCCCCATTCAGCCGATGATTCTTTTGCTCGTACCGCTCTGGAGCATCCTTAGCGTCAAGTTGCTCAACGTCACTGGAAGGAACGTGCCCCTGATACTCGTCCTCGGCGGTCTCGCAGTCCTTGCTATCGCAATTTCGCTCTCGTATTTCGACGATCGGTATCTCACACTTGCGGTCTGGTCTATGGCACTGGCGCTCCTCTATCATAAGAGTCTCTGGGAGGGATTCGTCTACGGCGGGCACGCGTCAGTCGTCACATTCTACGAGACTGAGGCGTACGCTCTGAGTGCTGAAAACCTCCTTCCGAACGCAGTACTAATGCCGGCTCTTGCACGGTTGGCAGGAATCGAAATTCTGACTCAAATGAAGGTGATTATGCCGTTCCTCGTCGCGTTCATTCCGGCAGGTATCTACACTGCGTCTCGTCGCTACACGTCAACACGGACGGCTTTCCTTGGCGCGGTGTTGTTCATTTTTGCCCATCCATTCTACTATCAATATCCTTCGACGCCGCGAGCGTCAATGCCCGTCTTCTTCTTCGTACTAATCGGACTTGCGATGAGCGAGTCAGAGTTCTCCGTGTTCCAGCGCCGCGGACTGGCATTTCCGTTTGCGTACGGTCTAATCGTCTCACATTACGGGACCTCTTACTACGTAATGTTTGCCATCGTTGGCGCATTCGTACTCCTCATCAGCAATGATGTCATCAGTGTCGGAATTCACCGACTCCACCAAGTAGAAAGGAGAATCACAGATGGAGGACAACCCGCCGATGGAGCTGAAGAGTCTAATCACGCGGATAGTACGTTTGAGAGATGGGGCGGTATTTTGACACCACAGTTCGTCATGGCTTACGTGGTAGCCGTCCTCGGATGGTACCTCTATACGGGAGACGGAACGAAGTTTGAATTACTGAAACAGCGTCTTGTTAAGATCTATAGCGACCTAATCGGAGAAACATCTGGACATGGGTCGACGATGACACGGATGACTGTGGACTACGGTGCGGAGTCGATCGTTCTCTCAAAGTACCTCTACGTGCTAATAGGCTTCCTCACGGGGGCCGGACTAACAGTGGTTTATGCCCGTCACGTCTTCGACTTTGAAGACACTGAATTTGATAAGGGATATCTGGCACTTGGAACTCTCGTCTTCGTCCTTTTCGGTGGGACGGTCATCTTCTCGGGCCAGTGGGGCGGCGGCCGTCCGATGATGGTAGTTCTCGCTTTTGACGCAGTATTCGTCGTTGTGGCTGTCGTCACGATGGGGAAACTCCTCCGGAGCAGTATTTTGCGAGTTACTGAGCAGGTGGGTTGGCATCCATCGGTAGTGAGCGATTTGGAAGCAGTGAGTCGGCGGCAATGCACAGCACTCGCCGTCCTCCTAGCTGTTTTCCTTCTTGTCAATAGCGGCGTGATGGCTGCAGTGGTCCTCGGAGGATACGCACCAAGTACCGTTCCCCTTGCCGGTGATACGACGAAGGAGGACTACCCATCCCATCGAGTTGGCACGTTCGTGGAGACCGATATACAGGCTCATGCATGGACGGCTGACCACATGGATCGGCAGCTACAGATGTATAGCGATAGGGTTGTCTACCAGCAAGCGACGGACTGGTATAATGGAGAGACAGCTGCCCGGTCGACCCGAGGACCATATCGATTCAAGCCGAAGTATGATCTCGAGAATGTCGCCGATTCGTCGTCGGACCCGGGATACATCCTCCTCGGTGGTCACAACGTAGTCTCCGGTATCGTCTGGGAAACACACCTTGAGCAGCGTCCGTTAGCTGACTACGAACTGGAGACCGAGCAGCGGAATAAAGTCTACACCAGCGGACAAGCGACGTTGTACCACTCAAACGAAAGCCACGAAAACGATACAGAGACAATCTAA
- a CDS encoding glycosyltransferase family 4 protein: MKKEPFQRNDDLCSSEESFATNSSSPIASTLDVTFLSSFSHDVHLGFANSIDANIVDFRSTYNGPMKNTPFGDAMAGRYWPESDIYMIEGSSPLIAAAARNLIDDSIFIYLGADRGMFGLTNASERTMRNSIFNDLIERYGNFAAKQLIEDTIDGVIAVSDFIADYTRLFVGSKTPIRIAHPYIEYKKYSRLAKVSPEISSTKAVTIGRSMNYKGIEQLVKGWTKVRESNSKAELKIVGPGDHPIEYEETPGVTVEGYVDDITNIFNDASLFIQPSRGDAFPVSTLEALRAGVPAIVTLTTGTRSEIRAIDGDLVVDSNASALAEGIIDYFDSDVNRRHELSQRARERGACFDPESRKAAFRKAFESLLRDILL; encoded by the coding sequence ATGAAGAAAGAACCATTCCAGAGGAATGATGATCTCTGCAGCAGTGAAGAGAGTTTTGCTACTAATAGTTCTTCCCCAATTGCGTCGACACTAGATGTTACCTTTCTATCATCGTTTTCCCATGACGTACACTTAGGATTTGCAAATTCAATTGATGCAAACATTGTTGATTTCCGATCAACATACAACGGTCCCATGAAAAATACTCCATTTGGTGATGCTATGGCTGGCAGGTATTGGCCAGAAAGTGATATCTATATGATCGAAGGTTCATCACCGCTCATTGCCGCTGCTGCCCGGAACCTAATTGATGATTCAATTTTTATATATTTAGGGGCTGATCGTGGGATGTTTGGATTAACAAATGCTAGTGAAAGAACAATGAGGAATTCCATATTTAATGATCTCATAGAAAGATATGGTAATTTTGCTGCCAAACAATTAATAGAGGATACTATAGATGGGGTAATAGCAGTCTCAGATTTCATAGCAGATTATACTCGTCTCTTTGTTGGATCCAAAACACCCATTCGTATCGCACACCCGTATATAGAATATAAAAAATATAGTAGATTGGCTAAAGTTAGCCCTGAAATTTCTTCCACCAAGGCCGTTACGATAGGGCGGTCAATGAATTATAAAGGGATAGAACAACTTGTAAAAGGATGGACAAAGGTACGTGAAAGTAATTCTAAAGCAGAATTAAAAATTGTCGGCCCAGGAGATCATCCAATAGAATATGAAGAAACACCAGGTGTAACCGTTGAGGGATATGTTGATGATATTACAAATATTTTTAACGATGCATCTCTGTTTATCCAACCTTCACGTGGTGATGCCTTCCCTGTAAGTACACTTGAAGCTTTAAGAGCTGGAGTCCCAGCAATTGTCACTCTTACCACTGGAACTCGCTCCGAAATTCGCGCTATTGACGGTGATCTCGTTGTTGACTCCAACGCATCCGCTCTCGCCGAGGGTATCATTGATTATTTCGACTCTGATGTTAATCGTCGGCATGAGTTATCCCAGCGTGCCCGCGAACGAGGGGCATGTTTTGATCCCGAGTCACGCAAGGCGGCCTTCCGAAAGGCGTTTGAAAGCCTTCTTCGGGATATTTTACTATGA
- a CDS encoding metal-dependent hydrolase, with protein sequence MAELLTHALVGYSLGTILTIFDDRLRPAHVTLVMLGALVPDLVKMQDLVPATTVETLSGVPFAWFPLHTLAGTVLVVVLGALLIGPDQRRIGFGLLALGAISHHVLDLLLLTSSGYAYPIFWPLTGYYPPTGNLYLSTDRWPAVVAGSVAFVLWVGTRERGSTAGSSR encoded by the coding sequence ATGGCTGAGCTCCTCACGCACGCCCTCGTGGGCTACAGTCTCGGCACGATCCTAACCATCTTCGACGACCGACTCCGTCCAGCCCACGTGACGCTCGTCATGCTCGGTGCACTCGTGCCGGATCTCGTCAAAATGCAGGATCTTGTTCCCGCCACGACCGTCGAAACACTCTCTGGTGTACCGTTCGCGTGGTTTCCGTTGCACACTCTCGCCGGTACGGTCCTCGTTGTCGTGCTCGGGGCGCTACTGATCGGTCCTGACCAGCGACGTATAGGCTTTGGACTGCTAGCCCTCGGCGCTATTAGTCACCATGTGCTTGACTTGCTCCTTCTCACTTCCAGTGGGTACGCCTATCCCATCTTCTGGCCGCTCACAGGGTATTACCCGCCGACCGGAAACCTGTATCTCAGTACTGATCGGTGGCCAGCTGTCGTTGCCGGGAGCGTCGCTTTCGTTCTATGGGTTGGGACACGAGAAAGAGGAAGCACCGCTGGATCTTCGCGGTAA
- a CDS encoding glycosyltransferase, giving the protein MHQPVTTGTTEQPRAEYAKLVEREQWEQLQTLATELGELRVLHVNSTASGGGVAEMLHSLVPLSNSLDVDTDWVVMDADDRFFEVTKALHNGLQGQEVTLTDEMRATYRAVTDRNAGMVTGEYDIVVLHDPQTLGMIPRLTDRFPNTRFIWRCHIDLTAASQSPLSFIVDYAREVDQTVFSHSNYRPGIDVPSTIIYPSIDPLSEKNRPQDQAERAATRNRLDSIPFDTGAPVVTQVSRFDPWKDPLGVVQAFQEAQAMVPDAHLVLAGGMADDDPEGPEVYDRVADATADDPRIHLLTNEPDTTINFLQRESDVVVQKSLREGFGLVVAEALWKQTPVIGSNVGGIPVQIDDGANGYLVDPDDTSAVSDRLERLLADEEHRNRLGQRGRETVRERFLLTRHLVDYFELYDGIL; this is encoded by the coding sequence TTGCACCAACCGGTTACGACAGGAACCACCGAACAGCCACGTGCGGAGTACGCAAAACTCGTCGAACGCGAGCAATGGGAACAACTTCAGACGCTCGCCACCGAACTCGGAGAATTGCGCGTTCTCCACGTCAACTCGACGGCGTCCGGCGGCGGCGTCGCAGAGATGCTCCATTCGCTGGTCCCACTGTCGAACAGCCTCGATGTCGACACGGACTGGGTCGTCATGGACGCCGACGACAGGTTTTTCGAGGTGACGAAAGCGCTCCACAATGGTCTGCAGGGCCAAGAGGTCACGCTCACCGATGAGATGCGGGCGACATATCGGGCGGTAACCGACCGAAACGCGGGGATGGTCACAGGCGAGTACGATATCGTCGTCCTCCACGACCCGCAGACTCTCGGGATGATACCTCGGCTCACGGATCGCTTCCCGAACACACGATTCATCTGGCGGTGTCACATCGATCTCACGGCGGCATCCCAGTCGCCGCTCTCGTTTATCGTCGACTACGCGCGCGAGGTCGATCAAACAGTGTTCAGTCACTCTAATTACAGGCCGGGTATCGACGTCCCGTCGACGATCATCTATCCGTCGATCGATCCCCTCTCCGAGAAGAACCGACCCCAGGACCAAGCGGAACGAGCGGCAACACGCAACCGATTGGACTCGATACCGTTCGATACCGGCGCACCGGTAGTGACGCAGGTGTCGCGGTTCGATCCGTGGAAAGACCCACTCGGTGTCGTCCAGGCGTTTCAGGAAGCGCAAGCGATGGTTCCAGACGCACACTTAGTACTCGCAGGCGGCATGGCCGACGATGACCCGGAAGGCCCCGAGGTGTACGACCGCGTTGCGGACGCGACAGCGGACGATCCCCGGATCCATCTGCTGACGAACGAACCGGACACGACCATCAACTTCCTCCAGCGGGAATCAGACGTCGTCGTGCAGAAGTCGCTCCGTGAAGGGTTCGGTCTCGTCGTCGCCGAAGCACTCTGGAAGCAGACGCCGGTCATTGGGTCGAACGTCGGCGGTATCCCCGTACAGATCGACGACGGCGCGAACGGCTATCTCGTCGACCCAGACGATACGTCGGCGGTGAGCGATCGCCTCGAACGGTTACTTGCCGACGAGGAGCATCGCAACCGACTGGGCCAGCGCGGGCGGGAAACCGTTCGCGAACGGTTTCTCCTGACACGGCATCTCGTCGACTACTTCGAGCTCTACGACGGTATTCTGTGA
- a CDS encoding sulfatase-like hydrolase/transferase produces MLKPNILFIVWDAARLDVACSAAPNLRKLAKENLWFENAIAPAGTSLPSHVSMVTGVLPHCHGTFKQTHKISSMPLLTDLGDAGYTRYGVSANGFASAKYGFDHGFDAFYNTQGVTVYPDGLDVHGYAGTVREEGNDELQANDIGYLRLLRTVVKHERPVKSAINVAAAGLSQLVGQYSIFSRIPHRRFSRYNEFMYDPKKNTKWLTRLFEKTEDENEPFFLFTNYMDPHHPYAPPERFQQEFSGRTFRYKELDQIAEDTHPFEFIDRYGPRISPPEETLDTVRTLYTGEVRTADEHLGRLLKSLERHNLRDETVIVVTADHGENLGEVNEMGERRMGHVCSASDAHLRVPLVIAHPELEGRRVETPVSTKDLKRLFTDAINQLLETDGRNIGPLKPSDGIVASEVPATGTDILEQRYPDLQELLRRHLSVVYTQEWKVVLGSNESEWAWREGEEQPIEEAPDRLVNRCYEHLDRLEQIDRTEQELSKADVSHLEALGYI; encoded by the coding sequence ATGTTAAAACCAAATATACTATTCATCGTCTGGGATGCGGCTCGTCTGGACGTAGCTTGTTCAGCCGCTCCGAATCTTCGAAAACTCGCTAAAGAGAATCTTTGGTTCGAAAATGCGATAGCCCCTGCGGGGACTTCGTTACCATCTCATGTTTCAATGGTAACTGGGGTGCTCCCCCATTGCCATGGGACATTTAAACAGACTCACAAGATCTCTTCGATGCCGCTACTAACCGATCTGGGCGATGCCGGGTACACTCGGTATGGCGTCTCCGCTAACGGTTTCGCCTCAGCAAAGTATGGATTCGACCACGGATTCGACGCGTTTTATAACACGCAAGGTGTGACCGTCTATCCTGATGGTCTAGACGTCCACGGATATGCTGGGACAGTGCGTGAGGAGGGGAATGATGAATTACAAGCAAATGATATCGGATATTTAAGACTTCTCCGAACCGTTGTGAAACATGAGCGACCAGTAAAGAGTGCAATCAACGTTGCCGCGGCCGGCCTCTCACAGTTGGTCGGACAATATTCCATTTTTTCGCGGATTCCCCACCGCCGGTTTAGCCGGTACAATGAGTTCATGTACGACCCGAAGAAAAACACGAAGTGGTTGACACGACTCTTTGAGAAGACGGAAGACGAAAATGAGCCTTTCTTTTTGTTCACAAACTACATGGACCCCCACCATCCGTATGCGCCGCCTGAACGGTTTCAACAAGAATTCAGTGGACGCACATTTAGATATAAGGAACTTGATCAAATAGCAGAGGATACACATCCTTTTGAGTTCATAGACCGTTATGGGCCAAGAATATCACCACCTGAAGAAACCTTAGATACGGTTCGAACACTCTATACAGGCGAGGTCCGAACTGCTGACGAACATCTGGGCAGACTATTGAAATCTTTAGAACGACACAATCTGCGCGATGAAACCGTTATTGTTGTAACTGCCGATCATGGAGAAAATCTCGGCGAAGTTAACGAAATGGGTGAGCGACGGATGGGACACGTCTGTTCGGCGAGTGATGCCCACCTTCGTGTCCCGCTGGTTATTGCCCATCCCGAACTCGAAGGACGCCGCGTGGAAACGCCCGTTTCGACGAAGGATTTGAAGAGACTATTCACGGATGCTATCAACCAGCTGCTAGAGACAGATGGACGTAATATTGGACCGCTGAAACCATCAGACGGGATCGTCGCGAGTGAAGTTCCCGCGACCGGGACCGACATCCTTGAACAACGATATCCTGATCTCCAAGAACTCCTCCGTCGACATCTATCTGTCGTATACACCCAAGAGTGGAAAGTTGTTCTCGGATCAAACGAAAGTGAGTGGGCGTGGAGAGAAGGGGAAGAGCAACCTATCGAGGAGGCACCAGATCGACTCGTCAACAGATGTTATGAACACCTCGATAGGCTTGAACAAATCGATCGCACCGAACAGGAACTGTCCAAGGCCGACGTCTCGCATCTAGAGGCGTTGGGATATATTTGA
- a CDS encoding flippase produces the protein MGNNSDNPKSESSQLATIASGAGFVFGGRLAKLGLGFSLQVIMARLLGADAYGGVVLATMTMAVGVLIARLGMKSGVMRKLPYHEDDPATARGIVKASVQIAIVSSFVMGSILMVTAPIISTRLFNNPSITPLIRIAAVGIPFSVFMTIGVSTARALRDAKTHVLVNQLLSTGLKVVLIGVLLLAGWGAAGAVMGNVLAMAVSALAALYLSYRALPFSVRGPTIPMRFELLTFSFPLLLASSADYLLAQTDTFLVGMFMAAGDVGAYNVAYRLHSLGMIFFYPVTFLLPPVLTRLMKHDQVQSADRTYKVVTKWMTLLTLPLFLLVFLFPEVVIKSAFGNEYATGATALQILIIPVMVTTILGANGSALVAFGHNHVNLYGNGTVALLNIGLNVLFIPKFGLIGAATATAISFVTRDLFYTALLYYWYDIQPFSRALLQPLIGVALLVAIGYAVFVRFFTSSFLTVACIGLVFLTVYGPLVIRLGAIKPIDIEVINRFEDSTGVQLASARRVVKYFNTRRS, from the coding sequence ATGGGAAACAACTCTGATAACCCCAAAAGCGAGAGTTCTCAATTAGCGACGATAGCAAGTGGAGCAGGTTTCGTCTTCGGCGGCCGGCTTGCGAAACTAGGACTTGGATTTAGTCTGCAGGTAATCATGGCGCGTCTACTCGGAGCAGATGCATATGGCGGTGTTGTACTCGCGACAATGACAATGGCTGTAGGGGTGCTGATCGCCAGACTCGGTATGAAGTCCGGTGTAATGCGGAAACTTCCATACCACGAAGATGATCCGGCGACGGCTAGGGGTATAGTGAAAGCGAGTGTCCAGATTGCAATAGTGTCAAGTTTCGTCATGGGGTCAATCTTGATGGTCACCGCACCAATAATCTCTACTCGGTTGTTCAATAACCCGAGTATTACCCCACTGATTCGGATTGCAGCTGTCGGTATTCCATTTTCAGTATTTATGACAATCGGTGTGTCAACTGCGCGAGCGCTGCGCGACGCAAAAACCCATGTCCTCGTCAACCAACTACTGAGTACCGGGCTCAAGGTCGTATTAATAGGCGTCTTGCTACTTGCGGGGTGGGGTGCAGCCGGTGCAGTGATGGGGAATGTGCTGGCAATGGCTGTGAGCGCCCTCGCGGCTCTTTATCTCAGCTACCGGGCTTTGCCGTTCTCGGTCCGAGGACCGACGATACCAATGCGGTTCGAACTTTTGACCTTTAGTTTTCCCCTCCTCCTTGCGTCGAGTGCAGATTACCTTCTTGCACAGACAGACACGTTTCTCGTCGGTATGTTCATGGCTGCTGGTGATGTCGGCGCTTACAACGTAGCTTACCGGTTACATAGCCTCGGGATGATATTCTTTTACCCTGTGACATTCCTCCTTCCGCCAGTCCTGACGCGATTGATGAAGCACGATCAGGTGCAGTCAGCTGATCGAACCTACAAAGTTGTAACGAAGTGGATGACACTCCTGACACTTCCATTATTCCTCCTCGTCTTTCTTTTTCCTGAAGTGGTAATCAAATCAGCGTTCGGTAATGAATACGCAACTGGGGCTACGGCGCTTCAGATCCTCATCATTCCAGTAATGGTAACGACGATCCTTGGTGCAAACGGTTCTGCTCTTGTCGCATTCGGCCACAACCACGTAAACTTATACGGTAATGGTACTGTTGCACTACTGAATATTGGATTGAATGTGCTGTTCATTCCTAAATTTGGGCTCATTGGTGCTGCGACAGCGACCGCGATCTCGTTCGTTACTCGTGACCTATTTTACACCGCCCTACTGTATTACTGGTATGATATCCAGCCATTCTCGCGAGCACTCCTACAACCGCTAATAGGTGTGGCGCTGTTAGTGGCAATTGGGTATGCTGTTTTTGTCCGGTTTTTCACGTCATCATTCCTTACAGTGGCTTGTATCGGGCTGGTATTCCTCACTGTGTATGGGCCGTTAGTTATCAGACTTGGGGCGATCAAACCAATTGATATTGAAGTAATTAACCGATTTGAAGACTCAACAGGAGTTCAGTTAGCCAGTGCTCGAAGGGTTGTGAAGTATTTTAATACACGAAGATCATAG
- a CDS encoding polysaccharide pyruvyl transferase family protein, with protein sequence MRILLLKTWITNIGNGFIDKGARALIQSTLPDSEVIEISAYGNFAADEKATGTVSNIAREVLDIDCREKDYQEQNKALNLSELFKADLAILPGCVLTSHALRKYDKVLQSLTNRDIPIIIVGGGGGIYTKEMQEFVRKRFKRFKITALLTRDKKAYECYNDDVIYAYDGIDCAFYIDEWYQPPNIEKTFMASTFDKVEEPPIEYNGLIVRPHHAPFGTPFQGFAKRIIRPDDRPIDLSSDIRHSIKSVAKSWLSEGYFEDENLFISDSIKDYLTIYSNAEKTVSDRVHACVPSLVYGNCAYFSYETPRAGLFDKVLGENISSGYNEIDQEKLRVEKRAQSEALKEAVEVSK encoded by the coding sequence ATGAGAATACTATTATTGAAAACATGGATAACAAACATAGGGAATGGGTTTATAGATAAAGGAGCAAGGGCACTGATTCAGAGTACTCTACCAGACTCCGAAGTAATCGAAATTAGTGCATATGGAAATTTTGCTGCGGATGAAAAAGCTACGGGGACGGTATCCAATATAGCGAGGGAGGTTTTAGATATTGATTGTAGAGAGAAAGACTATCAGGAACAGAATAAGGCCCTTAATCTATCCGAGCTTTTCAAGGCCGATCTAGCAATTCTCCCTGGCTGTGTATTAACCAGTCACGCTCTGCGAAAATATGATAAGGTTTTGCAATCTCTGACTAATCGTGATATACCTATAATAATTGTTGGAGGAGGCGGTGGTATTTACACGAAAGAAATGCAGGAATTTGTCCGAAAGCGGTTTAAGAGATTCAAGATCACCGCCTTATTAACTCGTGACAAAAAAGCTTATGAATGCTATAATGACGATGTCATTTATGCTTATGACGGTATTGACTGTGCATTTTATATTGATGAGTGGTATCAACCCCCAAATATTGAGAAGACATTTATGGCTTCCACTTTCGATAAAGTAGAGGAACCTCCGATAGAATATAATGGCCTTATCGTGAGGCCTCACCATGCTCCCTTTGGTACGCCTTTTCAAGGATTTGCGAAAAGAATTATTAGACCAGACGATCGTCCTATAGATTTGTCTTCAGATATTCGACATTCTATCAAGTCAGTTGCCAAATCGTGGTTATCTGAGGGATATTTTGAAGATGAGAACCTATTCATATCTGATAGTATAAAAGATTATCTGACCATATACTCAAATGCGGAAAAGACAGTTTCTGATCGTGTTCACGCCTGTGTCCCATCACTTGTATATGGAAACTGCGCCTACTTTTCGTATGAAACTCCTAGAGCTGGATTATTTGACAAAGTACTTGGTGAAAATATATCTAGCGGTTACAACGAAATTGACCAAGAGAAATTACGCGTAGAAAAAAGAGCCCAATCTGAGGCATTAAAGGAGGCAGTAGAAGTTTCGAAATGA
- a CDS encoding class I SAM-dependent methyltransferase, whose protein sequence is MYEDYMEGSGIAPNYRQGFVRKFFDSETEFEAYVEEFKESNVMGRIETSRVKHRRRTGHGRFAAINQFTHPRLYAFVRKFKPNTIVETGVCNGVSTYILLQALEENGHGNLYSVDYPDPDRIPEGEEPGWIIPDDLRYRWSLTKGKSQEKLPSVVSDLDDVDLFLHDTMASIFDEELNIVWSNLAPNATVIADDVHKSDTFERIVNGRNVTHGYVAPNVGYLIKQG, encoded by the coding sequence GTGTACGAGGATTACATGGAGGGTAGCGGAATCGCCCCGAACTACAGACAGGGGTTTGTCCGTAAGTTCTTTGATAGTGAGACGGAGTTTGAAGCATATGTCGAGGAATTCAAAGAATCGAACGTGATGGGTCGTATCGAGACCTCTCGCGTTAAACACCGTCGGCGAACGGGACACGGACGATTCGCGGCGATCAACCAGTTCACCCATCCTCGGTTGTACGCATTCGTCCGAAAATTCAAACCGAATACGATAGTTGAAACGGGAGTCTGTAACGGCGTCTCGACATACATCCTCCTTCAGGCCCTGGAAGAGAACGGGCACGGCAACCTCTATTCCGTCGATTATCCGGATCCTGATCGTATCCCGGAGGGAGAGGAACCCGGCTGGATCATTCCTGACGATCTCCGATACCGATGGTCACTCACGAAAGGAAAGTCCCAAGAGAAGCTTCCAAGTGTTGTTTCCGACTTGGACGACGTCGATCTCTTTCTCCACGATACGATGGCGAGCATATTTGACGAAGAACTCAACATCGTGTGGTCGAACCTCGCTCCCAACGCCACAGTCATAGCTGATGATGTTCACAAAAGCGATACATTTGAGAGAATTGTTAACGGACGAAATGTCACTCATGGTTACGTTGCGCCAAATGTCGGCTACCTAATCAAACAGGGATGA